One region of Manis pentadactyla isolate mManPen7 chromosome 9, mManPen7.hap1, whole genome shotgun sequence genomic DNA includes:
- the LOC130684810 gene encoding olfactory receptor 5AN1-like — translation MIRRGNSTEINHFILLGFSDFPRMKAVLFVVFLVIYVTTLTWNLSLIILIRMDSHLHTPMYFFLSNLSFLDICYVTSTAPKMLSDFLQEQHSITIVGCAVQYFFFSTTGLTETCLMTAMAYDRYAAICNPLLYSSIISPTLCVWMVLGSYMAGIFGSVSQLCAILQLHFCGPNVIRHFFCDMPQLLVLSCTDTFFAQLLLAILAMIFGIINALVVMISYGYIVISIMKITTAKGRSKAFNTCASHLTAVSLFYTSGSFVYLSSSSGGSSNFDRFASVFYTVMIPMLNPLIYSLRNKEIKDALKRLQKKGRYC, via the coding sequence ATGATTAGGAGAGGAAATAGTACAGAGATCAACCACTTCATCCTCTTGGGTTTCTCCGATTTTCCCAGAATGAAAGCAGTGCTCTTTGTTGTGTTCCTGGTAATCTACGTTACAACTCTGACTTGGAACCTGAGCCTCATCATCTTAATAAGGATGGATTCCCAcctccacacacccatgtacttcttcctcagcaaCCTGTCCTTCCTAGACATCTGCTATGTGACCTCCACAGCCCCCAAGATGCTCTCTGACTTTTTGCAGGAACAGCATTCTATCACCATAGTGGGTTGTGCTGTTCAGTACTTCTTCTTTTCAACCACAGGACTGACTGAGACTTGTCTCATGACAGCCATGGCTTATGACCGCTATGCTGCCATTTGTAATCCACTTCTCTATTCATCAATCATATCACCCACCCTCTGTGTTTGGATGGTGCTGGGATCCTATATGGCTGGAATCTTTGGTTCTGTATCCCAACTGTGTGCCATTCTTCAACTCCACTTCTGTGGGCCTAATGTCATCCGCCACTTCTTCTGTGACATGCCCCAGCTGTTAGTCCTGTCCTGCACTGACACTTTCTTTGCCCAACTTTTACTTGCTATATTAGCAATGATCTTTGGGATAATAAATGCCCTTGTTGTTATGATATCTTATGGCTATATCGTCATCTCCATTATGAAGATCACTACAGCTAAAGGCAGGTCCAAGGCTTTCAACACCTGTGCTTCTCACCTGACAGCAGTTTCCCTCTTCTATACCTCAGGGAGCTTTGTCTATTTGAGTTCCAGCTCTGGTGGTTCTTCCAACTTTGACAGATTCGCATCAGTCTTCTACACAGTGATGATTCCCATGTTGAATCCCTTGATTTACAGTCTGAGGAACAAGGAAATCAAAGATGCCTTGAAGAGGTTGCAAAAGAAAGGAAGGTATTGCTGA